A part of Prolixibacteraceae bacterium genomic DNA contains:
- a CDS encoding glycoside hydrolase family 3 C-terminal domain-containing protein, with translation MKNRFIILTCIAVFASMFSCTKENKTSPFEDQIEAILKRMTIEEKVGQTAQFTLDVIGKGENVYTSHFPFQLDEVMLKDVLVNRKTGSILNTASNTPLTLKEWHDVVSKIQKVAIETTGIPVIYGIDAIHGTTYTQDATFLPQQIGQAATFNRSLVFKGAENTAYETRASNLPWDFSPVLDLGRNAAWPRMWETFGEDAYLVSEMGKEVIKGYQGGDKNSIDRHHVAACLKHYMGYGAPFNGKDRTPANIPVQDLIEKHYEPFVKAVEAGALTVMVNSGIVNGESVHASHHLITEMLKQDLNFDGVVVTDWQDINNLYVRDRIAKDDKEAIKIAFNAGIDMAMVPYDVKYTEDFVALVKEGEVSMERLDDAVRRILRLKFRLGLFENPVFDYNEYKNFASKAHQEDAKRAAEESITLLKNEKELLPLSSSTKVLVTGPNANSMRTLQGGWTLSWQGEKVEKYIDNHNTFLKSIQDIASHVTYVPGLNYKMNGAYWEEENIDIQAAVRAAKKVDVIIACIGENTYTEKPGDLNNLSLSENQQELVKALAKTGKPIVLVLNEGRPRTISAIEPLAQAVVHTYLPGTYGGEVTADILFGKTNPSGRLPYTYPKHPNSLINYDYKPAENRTEMQGAYNYKAVQDLQYGFGHGLSYTTFKYSNLKSDKKAFGPHDTITFSVDVTNIGSRAGKEAVLLFSSDLYASITPDNRRLRAFDKISLNPNETKTVEFKVAASELAFVNLNKEWVIEEGQYKIQVGSEVLMIEANKSAKWHNAFRTR, from the coding sequence ATGAAAAACAGATTCATCATCTTAACATGTATAGCAGTTTTTGCTTCCATGTTTTCTTGTACGAAAGAGAATAAAACTTCGCCTTTTGAAGATCAAATCGAAGCGATCCTTAAAAGGATGACCATTGAAGAGAAGGTAGGTCAAACCGCTCAATTCACTCTTGACGTCATTGGTAAGGGGGAGAATGTATACACGAGTCATTTCCCATTCCAGTTGGATGAAGTGATGCTTAAAGATGTTTTAGTTAATCGAAAAACGGGGTCTATTCTTAACACGGCATCCAATACACCACTAACACTAAAGGAGTGGCATGATGTGGTAAGTAAGATACAAAAGGTGGCTATCGAAACGACAGGTATTCCTGTTATTTATGGTATTGATGCTATTCACGGGACGACCTACACACAAGATGCTACATTTCTTCCTCAACAGATTGGACAAGCAGCAACGTTTAATCGATCGTTGGTGTTCAAAGGAGCCGAAAATACGGCATACGAAACAAGAGCATCAAACCTTCCATGGGACTTCTCCCCTGTTCTTGACTTGGGAAGAAATGCAGCTTGGCCACGTATGTGGGAAACTTTTGGAGAAGATGCATATCTTGTCTCTGAGATGGGTAAAGAGGTGATCAAAGGGTATCAAGGAGGTGATAAGAATAGTATAGACAGACACCACGTAGCGGCCTGTTTAAAGCATTATATGGGATATGGTGCACCTTTTAATGGAAAAGATAGAACCCCTGCCAATATACCTGTTCAAGATCTTATTGAGAAGCACTATGAGCCATTTGTAAAAGCTGTAGAGGCTGGTGCATTAACAGTAATGGTCAATTCTGGTATTGTAAATGGAGAGAGTGTGCATGCAAGCCACCACCTTATCACTGAGATGCTAAAGCAAGACCTAAATTTTGATGGTGTGGTGGTTACGGATTGGCAAGATATTAATAACCTATATGTGCGTGATCGTATTGCAAAAGATGATAAGGAGGCGATTAAGATAGCTTTCAACGCAGGAATTGATATGGCCATGGTTCCTTATGATGTGAAGTATACAGAGGATTTTGTAGCATTGGTGAAAGAGGGGGAAGTTTCAATGGAACGTCTAGACGATGCGGTAAGACGTATCTTACGTTTGAAGTTCCGTTTGGGACTGTTTGAAAACCCAGTGTTCGACTATAATGAATATAAGAACTTCGCTAGTAAAGCCCATCAAGAGGACGCTAAAAGAGCTGCTGAGGAGTCGATTACATTACTAAAAAATGAGAAAGAGTTATTGCCACTCTCTTCTTCGACTAAAGTTCTTGTAACAGGTCCTAATGCAAATTCAATGCGTACCCTTCAAGGTGGATGGACCCTTTCGTGGCAAGGTGAAAAGGTGGAGAAGTATATCGATAATCACAATACGTTTCTTAAATCGATACAAGATATCGCATCTCATGTCACGTATGTTCCTGGTCTTAACTATAAGATGAATGGAGCCTATTGGGAAGAGGAGAACATTGATATACAAGCAGCTGTTAGAGCTGCAAAAAAGGTAGATGTGATTATTGCTTGCATTGGTGAAAACACCTATACAGAGAAGCCTGGAGATTTAAATAATCTATCTTTATCGGAGAACCAGCAGGAACTTGTAAAGGCGTTAGCTAAAACAGGAAAGCCAATTGTTTTGGTATTAAATGAGGGGCGTCCAAGAACGATCTCAGCCATCGAACCTTTAGCACAGGCAGTGGTACACACGTATCTTCCAGGTACTTATGGAGGAGAGGTGACAGCAGATATTCTTTTTGGTAAGACAAATCCTTCAGGACGTCTACCTTACACCTACCCTAAGCACCCTAATTCACTAATAAACTACGACTATAAGCCTGCGGAGAATAGAACGGAAATGCAAGGAGCATATAACTATAAGGCGGTACAAGATCTACAGTATGGGTTTGGTCACGGTTTAAGTTATACGACATTTAAATATAGTAACCTGAAGAGTGATAAGAAAGCTTTTGGACCTCATGATACGATTACATTCTCTGTGGATGTTACCAATATTGGATCTAGAGCTGGCAAAGAGGCTGTACTTCTATTCAGTTCGGATCTATATGCATCCATTACTCCAGACAATAGACGTCTGCGTGCGTTCGATAAGATTTCGTTGAATCCGAATGAGACAAAAACAGTAGAGTTTAAGGTAGCGGCATCGGAACTTGCCTTTGTGAATTTGAATAAGGAGTGGGTTATCGAAGAAGGTCAATATAAGATACAAGTAGGTAGCGAAGTGTTGATGATTGAAGCGAATAAGAGTGCAAAATGGCATAATGCTTTCAGAACAAGATAG
- a CDS encoding TonB-dependent receptor, protein MRIFNLICVVLLLFSSTELLAQNLSISGRVTDKQNSSIPGTNIIIKGTTQGVISDIDGNYTLNNIPPNAVLVFSFIGMQKEEVSIKGRQTGAVVNVTLQSSSIGLDEVVAVGYGTRKKSSIVAAISSVGEEDIDKTQNLRVEQALQGRTAGVTVTSSSAQPGAGMSVRIRGAGTNGNADPLYIVDGLPVGGIDYLNPGDIESMEILKDAASSSIYGARGANGVVLITTKKGKAQKFTVNYDGYYSVQNPERKLSLMNADQYVLYYNEAQLNDGVRPTSFNRRADTDWQEEIYSKNAPMMNHSVTLNGGTEHAKISTGLSYFGQDGLIAPNNSNYSRITARVNAETKSHNDKLRTGTSLYYSNIESSGISVNNIYGGPLASAYNLDPLTPVRDEDGAYGVSENVTQGITNPVGKMAYLHSNTRTDKFVGNMFLEYSFLKNLKFKSSYGMDLAYVTWENYNPEYKLSPSDYNLVDDVQKSMTRYFNYNWENVITYDLEISKHKVNFVLGNTILEETSHNLWGSGVDITQTPKGPDYAYIDNTLSDKATRNASGGKGIPNRMLSFFSRVNYDFNDKYFLSATFRADGSSRFGKDNKFGYFPSVSGGWVLSNEDFMASLKDITNFLKVRASWGQNGSNHIGNFVYISNISNAGSYVLGNPLTSGTSNQGLAPNTIPTPDIRWETSEQTDIGLDVHFFDSKLTFTFDYYNKLTKDLLLEVKIPGHYGSNSPIDNAAEVRNRGYEFDLGYNDKIGSFSWGAKANISFNENNVTYIGNDEKVLGGAVVQTYGMVTRAEEGLPLGYFWGYETDGLFQNQVDVDNQPVSVNNNGDIVQMSPNAQPGDVRYVDQNGDGILDDQDKINLGNSTPTYFYGLSLFADWKGFDISIFLQGAGGHQIANLSRRLDAGMTNLPTTMLNRWTGENSSNSEPRATIEDPNKNFSRFSDRYVEDGDYLRIKNVQLGYSFNKSFLSKLNINYLKVYVAAQNLYTFTDYSGVDVEFGSGSINSGVDTGTYPQARTYTVGLNLKF, encoded by the coding sequence ATGAGAATCTTCAATCTAATTTGCGTGGTATTACTGTTGTTCAGTTCTACGGAATTGTTAGCTCAAAACCTATCCATTTCTGGAAGAGTAACAGACAAACAGAACAGTAGTATACCTGGAACAAACATTATTATCAAAGGAACGACCCAAGGGGTTATTTCTGATATTGACGGAAACTACACCTTAAATAATATTCCACCGAATGCTGTATTGGTCTTCTCATTTATCGGGATGCAGAAAGAGGAGGTCTCGATAAAAGGGAGACAGACAGGAGCAGTTGTAAATGTTACCTTACAGTCGAGCAGCATTGGACTTGATGAAGTGGTGGCAGTTGGTTATGGCACAAGAAAGAAGAGCTCTATTGTAGCAGCCATTTCATCTGTTGGAGAAGAGGATATTGATAAGACACAGAACTTAAGAGTAGAACAAGCCCTACAAGGAAGAACAGCAGGGGTTACGGTAACCAGCAGTTCAGCACAGCCAGGGGCTGGAATGTCAGTTCGTATTCGTGGTGCAGGAACCAATGGAAATGCAGACCCACTCTATATTGTTGATGGGTTACCAGTAGGTGGCATAGACTATCTGAACCCTGGGGATATTGAGAGTATGGAGATACTTAAAGATGCTGCATCGTCTTCTATTTATGGTGCCAGAGGAGCAAATGGTGTGGTTCTGATCACGACAAAGAAAGGAAAAGCACAGAAGTTCACGGTAAACTATGATGGATATTATAGTGTTCAGAACCCTGAGAGAAAGCTCTCTTTAATGAATGCAGATCAATATGTTCTGTACTATAATGAGGCGCAACTAAACGATGGTGTTCGTCCAACCTCTTTTAATCGTAGAGCAGATACGGACTGGCAAGAAGAGATATACAGTAAGAATGCTCCTATGATGAATCATAGTGTGACCTTAAATGGAGGAACAGAGCATGCGAAGATCTCTACTGGACTATCATATTTTGGGCAAGATGGATTGATTGCTCCCAATAATTCAAACTATAGTCGTATCACAGCGAGAGTGAATGCGGAGACCAAGAGTCATAACGATAAGCTAAGAACAGGTACTTCACTATACTACTCAAACATTGAGAGTAGTGGAATCTCTGTCAATAATATCTATGGAGGCCCTTTGGCTTCGGCATACAATCTTGATCCTTTAACTCCCGTAAGAGATGAGGATGGAGCGTATGGGGTGTCAGAGAATGTTACCCAAGGGATTACGAATCCTGTGGGCAAGATGGCCTATCTTCATTCGAATACTAGAACTGATAAGTTCGTAGGTAATATGTTCTTAGAGTATAGTTTTCTTAAGAATTTGAAGTTCAAGAGTTCCTATGGTATGGATCTGGCTTATGTGACTTGGGAGAACTATAATCCAGAGTATAAGTTAAGTCCATCAGACTACAATTTAGTGGATGATGTACAGAAGAGCATGACCCGATATTTCAACTACAATTGGGAAAATGTGATCACGTATGACCTGGAGATCTCAAAGCATAAAGTCAACTTTGTATTAGGAAATACCATCTTAGAAGAGACTTCGCATAACCTATGGGGAAGTGGTGTTGATATTACCCAAACACCTAAAGGTCCTGATTATGCTTATATCGACAATACATTAAGTGATAAAGCCACACGGAATGCTTCAGGTGGAAAAGGTATTCCAAATAGGATGCTCTCCTTCTTCTCTAGAGTGAATTATGATTTCAACGATAAATACTTCCTTTCGGCTACTTTTAGAGCAGATGGATCATCGAGATTTGGTAAAGACAATAAGTTTGGATACTTCCCTTCAGTTTCGGGAGGATGGGTACTTTCGAATGAGGACTTTATGGCTTCGTTGAAAGATATTACGAACTTTCTAAAAGTAAGAGCGAGTTGGGGTCAGAACGGTAGTAACCATATTGGTAACTTCGTTTACATATCCAATATCTCTAATGCAGGAAGTTATGTATTAGGAAACCCACTAACTAGTGGCACATCAAACCAAGGTTTGGCACCCAATACGATACCCACCCCAGATATCCGTTGGGAGACTTCAGAACAGACAGATATTGGGTTGGATGTACACTTCTTCGATAGTAAGTTAACCTTTACGTTTGATTACTATAATAAGTTGACCAAAGATCTTCTTCTTGAGGTGAAGATACCAGGGCACTACGGAAGTAATTCGCCTATAGACAATGCAGCAGAGGTTAGAAACAGAGGTTATGAGTTCGATCTAGGTTACAATGATAAGATTGGTAGTTTCTCATGGGGAGCAAAAGCAAATATCTCGTTCAACGAGAATAACGTAACCTATATTGGAAACGATGAGAAGGTGCTTGGAGGTGCTGTTGTTCAGACTTACGGTATGGTTACCAGAGCAGAAGAGGGACTACCCTTGGGCTATTTCTGGGGATATGAAACTGATGGACTGTTCCAAAACCAAGTAGATGTTGATAACCAGCCTGTATCGGTGAACAACAACGGCGATATTGTACAGATGTCACCCAATGCACAACCTGGGGATGTACGCTACGTAGATCAAAATGGGGATGGTATTCTTGATGATCAGGATAAGATTAATTTGGGGAACTCCACTCCTACCTATTTCTATGGATTGAGCTTGTTTGCAGATTGGAAAGGGTTTGATATCTCTATCTTTTTACAAGGCGCAGGAGGTCATCAGATCGCGAACTTATCACGTAGACTGGATGCGGGGATGACGAATTTACCTACCACGATGCTTAATCGTTGGACAGGAGAGAATAGCTCGAACAGCGAACCTAGAGCGACCATTGAGGACCCAAATAAGAACTTCAGTAGATTCTCGGATAGATATGTTGAAGATGGAGACTACCTACGTATTAAAAACGTGCAGCTTGGATATTCATTCAATAAGAGCTTCCTCTCTAAGTTGAACATCAACTATTTGAAAGTGTATGTTGCCGCACAAAACCTATACACATTTACCGACTATTCAGGCGTAGATGTTGAATTTGGATCGGGAAGTATAAACTCAGGTGTTGACACTGGAACGTATCCACAAGCAAGGACATATACTGTGGGACTAAACCTTAAGTTTTAA
- a CDS encoding PadR family transcriptional regulator, with amino-acid sequence MNNEVDPLLEAWEETYKKGQLTLWIFLALKEEPKYVEEIKLFVETTSNGTMRCEEQSLYRTLRKYRHIDVVDFETRKGFKGPDRKYYFLTELGKKLLSQFLSRNIALFFNENVRNLIEQEA; translated from the coding sequence ATGAACAATGAAGTAGATCCATTATTAGAGGCGTGGGAAGAGACTTATAAGAAGGGGCAGTTGACACTTTGGATATTCTTGGCACTAAAAGAAGAACCAAAATATGTGGAGGAGATAAAACTATTTGTAGAGACCACCTCTAATGGAACCATGCGATGTGAAGAGCAGAGTTTATATCGCACACTAAGGAAATATCGTCACATCGATGTGGTCGATTTTGAAACCCGTAAAGGGTTCAAAGGTCCTGACCGAAAATACTATTTCTTAACAGAACTTGGCAAGAAGCTATTGTCACAGTTTCTATCGAGAAATATAGCACTATTTTTTAATGAGAATGTACGTAATCTAATTGAACAGGAGGCTTAA
- a CDS encoding cellulase family glycosylhydrolase: protein MKHILPLIIMFLSVYNSTAQTLRTEGKLIKNDQGEKVILRGIGTGNWVLMEGYMMKTAGVTGTQHEFRQKLIDTIGESATDDFFEKWWHNHMTKADVDSMAQWGFNSLRLAMHYNQFTPPIERESASNLSKHEYTWYESGFERVDQVLSWCKANNMYLILDLHAAPGGQGRNADISDYDPNKLSLWEDVNNRHKMVALWKKLADRYKNEAWIGGYDLLNETNWSELKNDNNQMLWSLLEECTDAIRSTGDNHIVFLEGNDWANNYDGLPETLWDDNIAISFHKYWNNVDANSLDWIIEKSDKYDVPLWLGESGENSNVWYTHLIKLCESKDIGWSWWPVKKNGINNVMYVEEPEAYKRLVDGWRTESTTDDLTGSEAVDALNQWAENHKIENVRIMYDVIDAMIRQPHTDDGKAYKKHAVGDKTWFADFDMGKNGYTYWDKDTANLSQVTDYTDWNTGWTYRNDAVDIQPCADKNDDGSLVGAAYNVGWTADKEWIQYTVNNPSIEAFNLHIRHAGNASLIKIMANGVDITSTLTLPSTANYDTWTTTTFKDIVLPKGEVKVVFYFIQGGANLNYFEFTDGKPINTVDFHVLSAKTNSVGGKIFVTVNKSINSTSVLNPIDFTLSDDTGKFIGIQDVEISKDNDRLLEISCSDFTYFNQLTLSYRGDNITSQAQPLASFTSLDIENLLPRQFRVPGKIEAEDFVFNNGFAFENTSDVDGSKNSSYAKEGYYLDYLIAVENTSYYDLDMRIASTQSAPKISMWLSKDNGVTFDLIKTFTLRSTGSWTTWQTQKAIKSILLHKGDYRLRLKVEQQEHNLNWFELKQVGETISDSPDEIFSSANFNLSYQSPTCYQLNNGSITILSKASPMEVTLNSRDTYHVSQNIPYQIEGLSAGEYDILTSTIHPYSSQHKVILEEPASLYATARVDGKSVSFNIEGGEAPYTVILNGQEQITQKGTLTVNNLVSGSYTAKVSDSNLCSEDSDITFSIASVNIYPNPVTSGTLYINIPYESDAKSYQTEVYSTDGKLIDQRIHNTYNNLISLDLQPLAKGPYILKVSHQEEVETFNIIVQ from the coding sequence ATGAAACACATTCTTCCGCTCATTATAATGTTCTTAAGCGTATACAATAGTACCGCCCAGACGCTTAGGACAGAAGGAAAGCTTATAAAAAATGACCAAGGAGAGAAGGTTATTTTACGAGGAATAGGTACTGGTAACTGGGTGTTGATGGAGGGGTATATGATGAAAACGGCGGGTGTTACAGGAACACAACATGAATTTCGTCAGAAACTTATAGACACTATTGGAGAGAGTGCTACGGATGACTTCTTCGAAAAGTGGTGGCATAACCATATGACCAAGGCAGATGTAGATTCGATGGCGCAATGGGGATTTAATAGTCTTCGATTGGCGATGCATTATAACCAGTTTACTCCTCCTATCGAGAGAGAGAGTGCTTCGAACTTATCCAAACATGAATATACTTGGTATGAGAGTGGTTTTGAACGAGTAGATCAAGTATTAAGTTGGTGTAAGGCTAATAATATGTATCTTATTTTAGATCTACATGCGGCACCAGGTGGTCAAGGACGTAATGCAGATATCAGTGATTATGATCCGAATAAACTATCTCTGTGGGAAGATGTCAACAATCGACATAAGATGGTGGCACTATGGAAGAAGTTGGCCGATCGTTATAAGAACGAAGCATGGATTGGTGGATATGACTTGTTAAACGAGACCAATTGGAGCGAACTGAAGAATGACAACAACCAAATGTTGTGGAGCCTTTTGGAGGAGTGTACGGATGCCATTAGGTCTACTGGAGATAATCATATTGTTTTCTTAGAAGGAAATGATTGGGCTAACAACTATGATGGTTTACCAGAAACTCTATGGGACGATAATATCGCGATCAGTTTCCATAAGTATTGGAACAATGTGGATGCAAACTCATTGGATTGGATCATTGAAAAGAGTGATAAATATGATGTTCCTCTTTGGTTAGGAGAGAGTGGAGAGAACTCGAATGTGTGGTATACCCATTTGATTAAACTCTGTGAGAGTAAAGATATTGGATGGTCATGGTGGCCTGTAAAGAAGAATGGAATCAATAACGTGATGTATGTGGAAGAGCCAGAGGCATACAAGCGACTCGTTGATGGATGGAGAACGGAGAGTACGACAGATGACCTGACAGGGTCAGAAGCAGTAGATGCCTTAAATCAATGGGCAGAGAACCATAAGATCGAAAATGTCCGCATCATGTATGATGTGATCGATGCGATGATCCGTCAACCACATACCGACGATGGTAAAGCCTATAAAAAGCACGCTGTGGGAGATAAGACATGGTTTGCTGATTTTGATATGGGTAAAAATGGGTATACCTATTGGGATAAAGATACAGCCAACTTAAGCCAAGTTACCGACTATACGGATTGGAATACAGGATGGACATACCGAAATGATGCGGTAGACATTCAACCATGTGCCGATAAGAACGACGATGGTTCATTGGTTGGCGCAGCGTATAATGTAGGATGGACTGCCGACAAAGAGTGGATACAATATACGGTGAATAATCCGTCGATAGAGGCATTTAATCTTCATATTCGTCATGCTGGGAATGCGTCATTGATCAAAATTATGGCCAATGGTGTAGATATTACCTCTACACTGACTTTACCATCTACAGCGAATTATGATACATGGACTACGACGACATTTAAAGATATTGTATTGCCAAAGGGAGAGGTAAAGGTGGTCTTCTACTTTATTCAAGGGGGAGCAAATCTTAACTACTTTGAATTTACCGATGGTAAACCTATTAATACAGTAGATTTCCATGTGTTGTCTGCCAAGACCAATAGTGTAGGCGGAAAGATTTTTGTGACAGTAAATAAGTCGATTAATAGTACAAGTGTTCTGAATCCAATAGACTTCACCTTATCTGATGATACTGGTAAGTTTATTGGTATTCAAGATGTTGAAATAAGTAAAGATAATGACCGTCTGCTTGAGATAAGTTGTTCTGATTTCACCTATTTCAATCAACTGACATTGAGCTATCGTGGAGATAATATTACTTCGCAAGCACAGCCATTGGCCTCTTTCACTAGTCTGGATATCGAGAATCTATTGCCACGACAGTTTCGTGTCCCAGGGAAGATTGAAGCAGAAGATTTTGTTTTTAATAATGGTTTTGCCTTTGAAAACACCTCCGATGTAGATGGATCAAAGAACTCATCATATGCTAAAGAGGGGTACTACTTAGACTATCTTATTGCGGTAGAAAATACGAGCTATTATGATCTAGATATGCGAATAGCATCGACACAAAGTGCACCTAAAATATCTATGTGGCTAAGCAAAGATAATGGGGTCACTTTTGACTTAATAAAGACATTCACTCTAAGATCAACAGGGAGTTGGACGACATGGCAGACACAGAAAGCGATCAAGTCAATACTTCTACATAAAGGGGATTACCGACTCCGCTTAAAGGTAGAGCAACAGGAGCATAACCTGAATTGGTTTGAACTAAAACAAGTTGGTGAAACGATCTCAGACAGTCCTGATGAGATCTTTTCATCAGCCAATTTTAACCTATCCTACCAATCCCCTACCTGTTATCAATTGAATAACGGCAGTATTACAATATTAAGTAAAGCCTCGCCTATGGAGGTAACGTTGAATAGTAGAGATACCTACCATGTAAGTCAGAATATCCCATATCAGATTGAGGGGCTGTCTGCAGGAGAGTATGATATTCTAACCTCTACGATACATCCATATAGTAGTCAGCATAAAGTCATTCTAGAGGAGCCTGCTTCTCTATACGCCACCGCAAGAGTGGATGGCAAGAGTGTCTCATTTAATATTGAAGGTGGAGAAGCACCTTATACTGTTATTTTAAACGGTCAAGAGCAGATAACGCAGAAGGGCACTCTAACAGTAAATAACTTGGTGTCGGGAAGCTACACAGCAAAGGTTTCTGACAGTAACCTCTGCTCTGAAGATAGTGATATCACCTTCTCTATTGCGTCTGTAAATATATATCCGAACCCAGTGACCAGTGGGACACTTTATATTAATATCCCTTATGAGAGTGACGCGAAGAGCTATCAAACAGAGGTCTATTCGACAGATGGGAAGTTGATAGATCAGCGTATTCATAACACATATAATAACCTGATTTCACTTGATCTTCAACCTCTAGCTAAGGGCCCATATATACTTAAGGTTAGTCATCAAGAAGAGGTGGAGACCTTTAATATTATCGTCCAATAG
- a CDS encoding DoxX family protein: MKSLLFYTSSSRSISIIRLMVGTVFLSEGIQKFLFPAIRGAGRFAKIGLPNPDLLGNFVGTCEIIFGLMILIGLLTRLSSLVTFTIMCVAIITTKIPMLASHDIWYMLHQARTDWAMLLGSLFLIINGGGSISLDRLIQQNIAK, from the coding sequence ATTAAATCACTTCTATTTTACACTAGTTCCAGTCGTTCTATCTCTATAATTCGCCTAATGGTTGGCACTGTATTTCTTTCTGAAGGTATTCAGAAATTTCTATTCCCAGCCATTAGAGGTGCGGGACGTTTTGCTAAAATAGGCTTGCCCAACCCTGATCTCTTAGGAAACTTTGTGGGCACATGTGAGATCATTTTTGGCTTAATGATACTCATTGGACTATTAACACGATTATCCAGTTTGGTGACCTTCACCATCATGTGTGTCGCCATCATAACCACTAAAATACCGATGTTGGCATCCCACGATATATGGTACATGCTCCACCAGGCAAGAACAGATTGGGCCATGCTTCTAGGTAGTCTATTCTTAATAATAAATGGAGGTGGATCGATCTCTCTTGATCGGTTAATTCAACAGAATATAGCAAAGTAA
- a CDS encoding RagB/SusD family nutrient uptake outer membrane protein, translating into MNKYILYFTITVLSMLATGCEDFLEVDNHTATTEDNFYQTEEDAHAALYAAYNAITEDKGGTNEFEFFLNMCSDDMFTGGGNSSDGVDVRRFEKHKMLATDWQHDQFWWKGYVGIYRTNIALQKVPAIAFKDEVEKRRVIAELKFIRAYIYSNLVRMYENIPLITTPITLADNPVGQASPDDVYQQIARDYMDAIEDLPATVVENEQGRVTKYAAEAMLARMYLFYTGFYSKTEMPGGVTLNSISAVVDDIIVNGGYHLVDNFADLWLVSGSDKTYYSSEHVFQIPYSFNGKGASRSDVQFYGVRDLSNTTTYASGWGFGTIRPEVYNIFDPADTRRDATILNADDEIGADNYSHGYQYTGYYFKKFTPLSRYVDDPTFTGHPDGRPVVRYSDVLLMAAELSLKGGNFSRTAQSYYEEVRARAGLTTHPSVSLDKVFEERRKEFLGEGLRYWDLLRRGLDVADAAITNHYEAPFDVQFNKATRGVWPIADVQIQLSSSSSVPLKQNQGY; encoded by the coding sequence ATGAATAAATATATTTTATACTTCACTATAACCGTTCTATCCATGCTGGCAACAGGATGTGAGGACTTTTTAGAAGTGGACAATCATACCGCGACGACAGAAGACAACTTCTATCAGACGGAAGAAGATGCACATGCCGCATTGTATGCAGCATATAATGCGATTACCGAAGACAAGGGAGGAACCAATGAGTTTGAGTTTTTTCTAAATATGTGTTCCGACGATATGTTTACCGGAGGAGGTAACTCTTCGGATGGTGTGGATGTCAGAAGATTTGAGAAACATAAGATGTTGGCAACCGATTGGCAACACGATCAATTCTGGTGGAAAGGATATGTAGGAATCTATCGTACCAACATCGCACTACAGAAAGTTCCTGCTATTGCATTTAAAGACGAAGTGGAGAAGAGACGTGTGATTGCGGAGCTTAAATTCATTCGTGCCTACATCTATTCGAATTTGGTAAGAATGTATGAGAACATCCCATTGATTACCACTCCGATTACTCTCGCAGACAATCCTGTGGGACAAGCATCGCCAGACGATGTGTATCAACAAATTGCTCGTGACTATATGGATGCGATAGAGGATCTACCTGCTACGGTTGTTGAGAATGAACAAGGGAGGGTAACAAAATATGCAGCAGAAGCGATGTTGGCACGTATGTATCTGTTTTATACTGGATTCTATTCGAAAACAGAGATGCCAGGTGGTGTTACTTTGAACTCTATTAGTGCTGTGGTTGATGATATTATTGTGAATGGTGGTTATCATTTGGTGGATAACTTTGCAGATCTGTGGTTGGTGTCGGGTTCGGATAAAACCTATTATAGCTCAGAGCATGTGTTCCAAATTCCTTACTCTTTTAACGGAAAGGGTGCGAGTCGTAGCGATGTACAATTCTATGGTGTAAGAGACCTTTCGAACACAACGACCTATGCTTCAGGATGGGGTTTTGGTACGATTCGCCCAGAGGTATATAATATTTTTGATCCTGCGGATACACGTCGTGATGCTACCATCTTGAATGCAGACGATGAAATTGGGGCAGATAACTATAGCCACGGCTATCAGTATACGGGATACTATTTTAAGAAATTCACCCCTCTAAGTAGATATGTGGATGATCCTACATTTACAGGACACCCTGATGGCCGCCCTGTGGTTAGGTATTCCGATGTTTTATTGATGGCAGCAGAGTTGTCGTTAAAAGGAGGCAACTTCTCTCGTACGGCACAGAGCTATTATGAAGAGGTAAGAGCAAGAGCCGGTTTGACCACCCACCCTTCGGTGAGTCTAGATAAAGTGTTTGAAGAGAGAAGGAAAGAGTTCTTAGGTGAAGGATTAAGATATTGGGACTTATTACGTAGAGGTTTAGATGTGGCAGATGCAGCGATCACTAACCACTATGAAGCACCATTTGATGTGCAGTTCAACAAGGCCACAAGAGGTGTTTGGCCTATTGCTGATGTGCAGATTCAATTATCCAGTTCTAGTTCAGTACCACTAAAGCAAAACCAAGGCTATTAA